The following nucleotide sequence is from Ahniella affigens.
GCAATCGACCAGATCGCAGGCAGAAAAAACCCCGCCGAAGCGGGGTTGAAGGGAGAACCAAAGGCCAGGCGCGGTGGATCGACCGCGCCTGTGTTTGTTCGAATCAAATCGAGTAGTACATCTGGAATTCCAGCGGATGCGTGGCCGCGCGGAACTTGGTCACTTCCTGCATCTTCAGTTCGATGTAGCCATCGATCATGTCGTCGGTCATCACACCACCGGCCTTCAGGAACTCGCGGTCTTTGTCCAGCGCTTCGAGGGCCTGATCGAGCGAATGGCACACTTGCGGGATGTTCTTCGCTTCTTCTGGCGGCAAGTCGTACAGGTCTTTGTCCATCGGCGCACCCGGGTCGATCTTGTTGCGGATGCCGTCGAGGCCGGCCATCAGCAGTGCTGTGAAAGCCAGGTAGCCCGAGTTCATCGGATCCGGGAATCGGATTTCAATGCGACGTGCCTTCGGGCTCGACACCCACGGAATGCGGCATGATGCCGAACGGTTGCGCGCCGAATAGGCGAGCATCACCGGCGCTTCGAAGCCCGGGACGAGGCGCTTGTAGCTGTTTGTCGTGGAGTTCGTGAACGCGTTGATTGCACGGGCATGCTTGAAGATGCCGCCGATGTACCACAGCGCCATCTGGCTCAGGCCGCCGTAGCCATCGCCCGAGAACAGGTTGCTGCCAGCCTTGGCCAGCGATTGGTGCACGTGCATGCCTGAGCCGTTGTCGCCAACGATTGGCTTTGGCATGAAGGTGACCGTCTTGCCATTGCGGTGCGCGACGTTCTTGATCACGTACTTCATGGTCAGGAGCTCATCGGCCTTCTTCACGAGCGTGTTGAACTTGGTGCCGATTTCGCACTGACCCGCGGTGGCGACTTCGTGATGATGCACTTCGACATCAAGGCCGCAGGCTTCGAGCACTTTGCACATTTCGCCGCGCAGATCGCCAAACGAGTCGACCGGAGCAACCGGGAAATAGCCGCCCTTGACGCCCGGACGGTGGCCGGAGTTGCCGGCTTCGAACGTCTTGTTCGAGCTCCATGCGGCTTCTTCGGATTCAATCTCGAAGCTCGCTGCGTTCATGCTGTTCTGCCAGCGCACGCTGTCGAAAATGAAGAATTCCGGCTCCGGCCCAAAGAAGGCGCTGTCGGCAATGCCGCTGGCCTTGATGAACGCTTCGGCGCGCTTGGCGGCCGAGCGCGGGCAGCGCGAGTAGGCTTGCATCGTCGACGGTTCGAGCACGTCGCAGACGAGATTCAACGTGGCGTGCTCGGTGAACGGATCGAGCACGGCACTGCCCGGGTCGGGCATCAGCACCATGTCGGATTCGTTGATGCCTTTCCATCCCGAGATCGACGAACCGTCGAACATCTTGCCGTCTTCAAAGAACGAGGCATCGACCAGTTTGGCCGGGAAGGTCACGTGATGCTGCAAGCCGCGCATGTCGGCAAAACGCAGGTCGACGAACTCGACCTCGTGATCCTTGATCATCTTCAAGACGTTCTCAACGGACATGATGCACTCCTTTGGTGAATGAGGGGATAAGCGCCTGGGGACTGCTGCAATCGCCGTGCCAAGTATTTTTATTCATTACAAACAATACGTTATTGATATTCCCGGACATTCTTTACGCCTGCTTGCACCAAGCCGGCGCAATTTGCCGGGAAGCTGGATGTCGCTGCGCACGGTTTTCACCGTGTTGCCGGTGGGCTTCTGTTAGGGTCAAGGTCGCAGAATCGCAGGAGAAGCCCGTGAGCAAAATCGTGAAGCTGGTTATTGGCCTGGCGATCGTCGCCGGAATCGCCGTGGTGACCAACCCAAGTCCGGAGCGGCATCGGGATCAAATCAAGTCGCAGTTGTCGGAACGGTCGACGCTGTCGAAGGTGTTGCTCGTGGGTCCACTGACGGCGTTTGCATCGAACTATCACACGCTGGGCGTGATGTCCTACACAACGGTCAATGAGCGGACGGTGTCGATCGGCGCGTTTGGCGTGGTCGTGGTGTTGGACAAGGGCGAGGATTGATCGCGGCTCGGTCTTCTGCCGCTGCTGATGGCTTGTCGCAAGGTTGAACCTCACCCCGGATCAAGTCCGGGGTGACGCCAATAGGCGTTGCGGACATCAGGCGAGCAGGAGCTATTGTCGCCATGCCGGCGAAGGTCGGCGTCCAGGGCAAACTTGCGAGGCGGCCGGGACCATTGGTTTTTGCGGGAGGGCCAGTCGCACCGAAGATGCGCTTATTCGCGCATCAAACGGTCAGTGACGATGCGCGATTTTCACGACGGCACAGTGTGGCAAGTAGCCCTCTCCCCAGCCCGCTCCCACTCGCGTGGGAGTCCAGCCGCCCCTCTGGTGCGCTTATTCGCGCATCAAACGGTCAGTGACGGTAGGCGATTTCCACGACGGCACAGTGTGGCAAGTAGCCCTCTCCCCGGCCTTCTCCCACTCGCGTGGGAGAGGGAGCGCTGCCTCCCCCGCGATCGCGGGGGAGGGCCCGGGGCGGGGGTTACTGGCGGTCAGAATCGTCACCAACCGCAACTGATTGGTTCGCACAACCAATGGGTTATTACGTGTTTGACGGGAGGTCCTTTGAGCCCGAAATAGACTTGCCGCAAGCTTGTTTCGCGCCTGAAGGCGCTCCCACAATGTTGCCTCTCCCACAAAGATGCCTCTCCCCGCAAATGGCGCGCCGATCGACTGACAACAGGCCATCCGACCCATGTCATCGCTATCACCACCCTGGCACAATCGCGGTTTTCCCGGAGATCGCCCTTATGAGTCAGCAACTCGCCGCGCTCTACCCCGCACATTTGCAATCGGTGATGGCCGCCGCGACGCGCGCGCTCGAACTTGGCGGGTATGATCACTTGCTGATCCCATCCGGGATTCTCACCTACCGGTTTTTAGATGATCGGCCCTACCCGTTCGCGGTCAATGCGCAGTTCAAGTACTGGCTGCCGCTGACGCAACACACCGATTGCTGGATTCATTTCACGCCCGGTGCCAAGCCGGTGTTGGTGTATTGCCAGCCGGATGATTACTGGCATATCCCGCCGTCGCCGCCGAGCGGGTTTTGGGTGAACCACTTTGATATCCGTCTGATCAGCGACCCGGCAGATGCAGTCAAACATCTTCCGACATCCGGCCGTCTCGCCATTATCGGCGAGGCCAATGCGGCGCTGCCTGGCCTGACGCCCAACAACCCGGAAGTCGTGATCAATGCGCTGCACTGGGCGCGTTCGGCCAAGACCGACTATGAACTGGCCAACATGCGTCTTGCGTCGAAGCGCGCCACCAACGCCCACCGCGCTGCCGAACACGCGTTCCGCCAGCGCGGCTCCGAGCTCGATATTCATCGCGCCTACTTGGCCGCCTCGGGTCACAACGAGTTTGATCTGCCGTACACCAATATCGTCGCGCTGAACGAACACGGCGCCACGCTGCACTACCAGTACCAGGACGCGCGCGTCCCGACTGAGCACCACGCCTTTTTGATCGATGCGGGTGCCGAAGTGAACGGCTACGCCGCCGATATCACGCGCACCTACAGCTTTGCCGATGCCGAGTTTGGCGAGCTCATCGCGGCGGTCGATCAGGCCCAGTTGGCACTCTGCGATCAGGTGCGCACCGGCGCGTCATACCCAGGCATCCACCTCGATACGCACCGCCATGTCGCACAGATTCTTGCTGATCACGGTTACGTGAACATGAGCGTTGAGGCCATGCTCGAGCAGCGCATCACCAGTACCTTTTTCCCACACGGCGTCGGGCACCCACTGGGCCTCCAAGTCCATGATGTGGCGGGCTTCCAGGAGTCCGAAACCGGCGGCTTCATTGCTCGCCCCGACGGTCACCCGTATCTGCGCATGACACGCACGCTTGGCGAGAACTTCGTCGTGACGATCGAGCCGGGCCTCTACTTCATCGATACTCTGCTGAAGAAACTGGCGGCGACCGAGCACGGGAAGGCGCTGAATTGGGACAAGATCGAGCGCATGAAGAAGTTCGGCGGTGTTCGCATCGAGGACAACGTGCGCGCAACCAGCAACGGGCCCGAGAACCTGACTCGCGACGCGTTCGCGGGAGTTTGAACATGGGCGATTCTTGGACTCGCGTCTGCGCTGCGGGCGAACTGCTGCCCGATGAATATCGCGTCGTCGACGTCGATGGCGTCCTGATCGCCGTCTACAACGTCGGCGGCCAGTATTACGCGATCGAGGATGTGTGTACCCATGATGGCGGCGAGCTCGCGTCAGGCGATCGCAATGGCTTTGTATTGACTTGCCCACGCCACGGCGCGCAGTTTGATCTGCGCACGGGTGAGGCCTTGTGCGCACCGGCCTACTCGCCAACTGCGTGCTTTCCGGTCAAAGTGGAACAAGGCGCGGTGTGGACGCGGGATGACCGCTGGTAGTTCGCGTTAGCAACTGCGCTCATCAAACGTCAATCGAGGTGTTGCTGTGATTCCAGCGAACCAGACAGCGTGAAAGCCGTTGGAGTTTGCGGCGC
It contains:
- the glnA gene encoding type I glutamate--ammonia ligase codes for the protein MSVENVLKMIKDHEVEFVDLRFADMRGLQHHVTFPAKLVDASFFEDGKMFDGSSISGWKGINESDMVLMPDPGSAVLDPFTEHATLNLVCDVLEPSTMQAYSRCPRSAAKRAEAFIKASGIADSAFFGPEPEFFIFDSVRWQNSMNAASFEIESEEAAWSSNKTFEAGNSGHRPGVKGGYFPVAPVDSFGDLRGEMCKVLEACGLDVEVHHHEVATAGQCEIGTKFNTLVKKADELLTMKYVIKNVAHRNGKTVTFMPKPIVGDNGSGMHVHQSLAKAGSNLFSGDGYGGLSQMALWYIGGIFKHARAINAFTNSTTNSYKRLVPGFEAPVMLAYSARNRSASCRIPWVSSPKARRIEIRFPDPMNSGYLAFTALLMAGLDGIRNKIDPGAPMDKDLYDLPPEEAKNIPQVCHSLDQALEALDKDREFLKAGGVMTDDMIDGYIELKMQEVTKFRAATHPLEFQMYYSI
- the pepQ gene encoding Xaa-Pro dipeptidase, which codes for MSQQLAALYPAHLQSVMAAATRALELGGYDHLLIPSGILTYRFLDDRPYPFAVNAQFKYWLPLTQHTDCWIHFTPGAKPVLVYCQPDDYWHIPPSPPSGFWVNHFDIRLISDPADAVKHLPTSGRLAIIGEANAALPGLTPNNPEVVINALHWARSAKTDYELANMRLASKRATNAHRAAEHAFRQRGSELDIHRAYLAASGHNEFDLPYTNIVALNEHGATLHYQYQDARVPTEHHAFLIDAGAEVNGYAADITRTYSFADAEFGELIAAVDQAQLALCDQVRTGASYPGIHLDTHRHVAQILADHGYVNMSVEAMLEQRITSTFFPHGVGHPLGLQVHDVAGFQESETGGFIARPDGHPYLRMTRTLGENFVVTIEPGLYFIDTLLKKLAATEHGKALNWDKIERMKKFGGVRIEDNVRATSNGPENLTRDAFAGV
- a CDS encoding non-heme iron oxygenase ferredoxin subunit — translated: MGDSWTRVCAAGELLPDEYRVVDVDGVLIAVYNVGGQYYAIEDVCTHDGGELASGDRNGFVLTCPRHGAQFDLRTGEALCAPAYSPTACFPVKVEQGAVWTRDDRW